One Chromatiaceae bacterium genomic region harbors:
- a CDS encoding LysR family transcriptional regulator, producing MNRLDAMTTFVRVAELGSFAAAASRLGVARSVITRQIAALEEHLGIKLMVRTTRRLTLTAGGAAYLEKCREILDLVESAEADVMADSLTPRGHLHIGVPLSFGLKKLVPLLLEFSQTYPAITLATDFTDSQQNLVEEGKDLLVRITARLEPGDIARKLGASRLQVIATPAYLARHGQPRHPAELAGHALIGYTHRGVVQPWPFRVEGEVETFYLPFKLQANNGEALAEAAVRDLGITMVPDFVAEDYLRDRGMVTLLEDFAPPDLGIYALLPSNRYMPHRVRALIEFLAGRMKCPG from the coding sequence ATGAACCGTCTCGACGCCATGACCACCTTTGTGCGAGTCGCGGAATTGGGCAGTTTCGCGGCCGCCGCCAGCCGGCTGGGGGTGGCGCGTTCCGTGATCACGCGCCAGATCGCCGCCCTGGAGGAGCATCTGGGCATCAAGCTGATGGTGCGCACGACGCGGCGCCTGACCCTGACGGCGGGCGGGGCCGCCTACCTGGAGAAGTGCCGGGAGATCCTCGACCTGGTCGAATCGGCCGAGGCGGACGTGATGGCGGACAGCCTGACCCCGCGCGGCCACTTGCACATCGGCGTGCCCCTGAGCTTTGGGCTGAAGAAGCTGGTGCCGTTACTGCTGGAGTTTTCCCAGACCTATCCGGCCATTACCCTGGCGACGGATTTCACCGACAGCCAACAGAATCTGGTGGAGGAAGGCAAGGACCTGCTGGTGCGCATCACCGCCCGTCTGGAGCCGGGAGACATCGCCCGCAAGCTGGGGGCTTCCCGGCTCCAGGTCATCGCTACCCCGGCCTATCTGGCCCGCCATGGCCAGCCACGGCATCCCGCCGAACTCGCTGGCCATGCCCTGATCGGCTACACCCACCGCGGGGTCGTGCAGCCCTGGCCCTTCCGGGTCGAGGGCGAGGTGGAAACCTTCTACCTGCCGTTCAAGCTCCAGGCTAACAACGGCGAGGCCCTGGCCGAGGCGGCGGTGCGGGACCTGGGGATCACCATGGTCCCGGACTTCGTCGCGGAGGACTATCTCCGGGACCGCGGCATGGTGACCCTGCTCGAAGACTTCGCGCCGCCCGATCTGGGCATCTATGCCCTGCTCCCGAGCAATCGCTACATGCCCCACCGGGTGCGGGCCTTGATCGAGTTTCTTGCGGGGCGGATGAAGTGTCCTGGCTAA
- a CDS encoding ATP-binding protein, whose amino-acid sequence MTAAEQVLVQELRRLQLHWILEHYPALAEQAAREAWTAVRFLEALIAGKVARRDEALVRRRVKAARLPSLKTLDDFDWSWPKKINRAQVQQLFRLDFLPQHGNVVLLGDVGVAKTHLAIALAHTARLHGQMALFTSAVDIVNTLAAAQATGGLKRELARLLKPALLVVDELGYLPIDKFRADALFQVISQRYERGSTVITTHRAFKQWPEIFNNDSTLTSALLDRLLHHAESVVIKGRSYRMRDHSGS is encoded by the coding sequence ATGACCGCGGCTGAGCAGGTGCTGGTGCAAGAGCTGCGACGGTTGCAGTTGCATTGGATCCTCGAACACTATCCCGCCCTGGCGGAACAGGCTGCTCGCGAGGCCTGGACCGCTGTGCGCTTTCTCGAAGCGCTGATCGCTGGGAAGGTGGCACGCCGCGACGAGGCGCTGGTGCGCCGGCGGGTGAAGGCGGCCCGCTTGCCCAGTCTCAAGACCCTGGACGACTTCGACTGGAGCTGGCCGAAGAAAATCAACCGTGCCCAAGTCCAGCAACTGTTCCGCTTGGACTTCCTCCCCCAGCACGGCAACGTCGTCCTGCTCGGTGATGTCGGCGTGGCCAAGACCCATCTGGCCATCGCCCTGGCGCACACCGCCCGCCTCCACGGTCAGATGGCGCTCTTTACCAGCGCCGTTGATATTGTCAATACGCTCGCTGCCGCCCAGGCCACCGGCGGGCTCAAGCGCGAACTGGCGCGGCTGCTCAAGCCCGCCTTGCTCGTCGTCGACGAGCTCGGCTATCTGCCGATCGACAAATTCCGCGCCGACGCCCTGTTCCAGGTGATCAGCCAACGCTACGAGCGCGGCTCCACGGTCATCACCACCCATCGCGCCTTCAAACAGTGGCCGGAGATTTTCAACAACGACAGCACCCTGACTTCCGCCTTGCTCGACCGCTTGCTCCACCATGCTGAGTCAGTGGTCATCAAGGGGCGCAGCTATCGTATGCGCGACCACAGCGGAAGCTGA